The Chelmon rostratus isolate fCheRos1 chromosome 9, fCheRos1.pri, whole genome shotgun sequence sequence TGTCGTTTTCCTTTATACAAATAAGACAATGGGAGAAGCAGCTTGTCCTGCTGTTAAGtccttttaaaaagtgtccAGGGCACGAATTCAGCAAATAATCTCATTGTACTGTGTCTGTGATGGAAAGGTTGTAATCTTCCAAGCTGGCTGACACCATGCCTATGCTTGTCTCTTTCGTGATTGCAATCATAGTGGACATCAGGACTACTTCATTTACTACgtgtgtttgttcagctgtttttaatatTCCAAGAGGTATTTTTCTTGTCCAGAGCACTCAAACTCATTCCAGTTTATGGTATCACTGCATCCAGGGCCACAGTAGGAGTCATCGCTGAACCTTATTTACTGCTGTGGAACCAAAcggtacacacacagaggtaaaTCAGGTTGGTTTTTGTTGTCAAGCCTGATGACAAGCTGCTCCAGGAAagactgagattttttttttccagtaacCATCATAATATGCTAGCAGAGGCCTTATTGTGGTGTTATGTGCCCTACACCCTCCTGACCAAATTTGTGAAGAAAATCTGATTTGATCTATGAACATTATACCAGACAGCTGTATTGAGACTTTATTAAATGTCTGATGAAGCATCGATATAGTACGCTGAACAAACCACTGTCTTGAAAAGATCTCTCCTTTGGTGACATGTAAAAGTATCTTGACTCctgtaaaaattaaaaactcGTTCAGATAAGGTatcaacacatgcaaaaaactGCATTTAGTCCTCAGAGTCTACACTAAAAACGCTTTAAAACACCAATATAATGATGGTTACAGGTGAATACCATAACAAAATTTTAATGGCTTTATATACATGTATCATGTTTGCATGTCCTTCACACTCAAGTTAACCATATTCTGTTACATAATGGCaataaacatacagacacaaggAATATGAGGCCAGACAGCACTTTGAATGGCCTCATGTTTCTTCACAGGCCCTGCTCAGGGACAGCTCCTCTCACACTACCCTTGACCTACGCACTGGAGGCCCCTGCTGTTTGCATCAGTTCAGTATTGTGTCAATTTATGTATTAACACAACTATGTGGATTTGAAAACAACTATACTAAAATGAGGGTGGGGTGATTTGAAGAATAACCCCGCCCCCCTGCTGTCAGCTGTACTCATTGAAGCGCAGTGGTGCCTCGGGTGTGAGACTGTTCTCTTAGTCTTCAGATCGTTTTCCCACCTCCTCTCAGCTTCCAGCACTTCATGTGCGTAGGATGACCATTGTAAGAAGACCTAAAATAtaacaaacagcacagtgacaaGATGTTATGTACTCCAGCACATACTTTTTCAACACTGTGACTCATACGTGACTATAGCAGCGTggttcacatttaaaaaggaTTTTTAACATACAATGCAAACCTATTCTGTCTTAGCTAATTGCGCacttgtgtgatttttttttctacttacCAAGAACATAAGCAGCTACAAGTTTCTTGTTAACACTTAAGTGGAGGTAGACAGGCACAGTAGATTCTTGCTCCCCCAGCGTCGGGAGCATCAGGGCGGCCATACACACCAGCCCGAGCAGCACCGTCAGCAGACTGGGGCCTCCAGCAACAGGACGGCTCtctacacagacacacgcacacacacacaccggggTCAGATGCTTATCACTCAGAatggttaatgtgatttaaagGATGCAAACAAAGCCAACAATGTCTTAATGTGTCTTTCAAAACGTCTCCTGCCTGTCTGCTAGCTTAACCCCAAGGCCACTGGTTACTACCTTAGACCGCCTAAAATAATGGACATATCGTCTGACTCAACCTAACTCCCACCTAATCCAAAACAGGCAAAGACGTGGAGCGTGGGTCGAGCTGAGGCAGGCCGAATGAAGCCTGGCTACTGAaacctagcggctagctgtcactcaaagtggccatACCCATAATTCTGCACATGCACTcatttaaatgagtgagttacTTAAAATTCATCTCTCGTACAGCTATCAAGACCAGGGGAAATTAGCAATAGAGACCAAAGCATCTTTTTGTTCCAGTCTGTAAACATAATTACTTGTGCTGTAaagttggccattttaatatggggcTCTATGAGGATTGATTttcttttggagccagcctcaacTGGCCATTCATGGAACTGCCAAGGACATACTGAGGACATAAATCCATAATAATGAATATatactttcattttaaaaaaggttaAATGATTTTCTAAAACAGCTTGGCAttgcagtttttagcaaacattactctAACTGGAGTAAATAGTGTTCTGGACATTTTTCTAGCACTCATTTGGTGATCTAGTGAGAACTGACTGCAAAGGGACGGTATATGTGGAATAGACCCAAAACAAGCATTTAAAAACTGTGCTTTTAACAGATTTTTGGAGGAAGTTGAGAGGAAtaatatatcaggctttggatacatGACAAAAGCTGTTGGTAGGTTGTTGTTGGCTTTCACAGGATAAGCTGACAATACATAATATGTCTAAAATCACCAGACTCATTATTTAGCTTGCATTCAAGTCAGAGGAGAGAGCTAGCACTCAAAGAATGTTGCAGCTAAACAACCCAAGATCAGACAGGGTTTACAAGAGTAAAGCTGATGAAATGATGAGGCTTCACTTGCTCTTCAATTGTAAATGACAGCCTGACAGTGATGACCTGCACGATTGTTTTCTTACTGCACTGGGTGCAAAAGATTGTGTTCTGATTTATACGAGAGGAGGTAActaactaaccctaaccctaacccctctGAAAAGGAAGCAGGTAATCATGGTAtcagtgagaaaaacacagtgCACACTTACATATTGAGCTTGCTACAAGATCAAATATAAATCAGGAGATGACTACAACCTGCACATTATTGTGTTATTACTGTCATACTGTGTTTGTGGGACAAATTAGTTGTTTTATACTAAATAATATTGGTATGTTCACAGGCCACAATAGTCAATGTAACATACCATGTTCTGTGAATGGTGAAAAGTTTTCATATTTCACCTTATAATCATTTGGCTCCATCTAGTGGTAACACAACAGTCCTGCATCCTACCTGTCTGAAAAGCAGTCTGCTCAAAAAACTCCCTCTCTGCAAACTGCTCTTTGATTCTGCGTTCCTCATCTTGGGGCCGGGGGCTGGGCGGCTCCTGTGAGGCGGAGGGACGGAGCGTGGCCGTCACCTCTTTGCGACCCAGAGCTTTCCGCTGACTTTGTTCCGACACCTGCAGTCGGAACTTGTCGTACACCCCATAATGGCATGGCCGCAAATCTCTGTGTCTGATTACTCTGTGAGGACATAGAAAGTTAGACAGACTATTTACCTGGCCCAACAGGAAAGGTGGATGTATAAACAACCACCTGACTCAAAACCTACAAGTTAATATTCAGCAAAGTAAGCAGTAAACAATAAAGAATGGTGATGGGGGATCCACAGGGAATGACAAGCTCATAGAGTCCTGACTGCTGTACACAAAAACAGACTCACATGTCAACACAACACTGTGGTTTAACTGCTCCGGTGGCATCCACCACTGTGTACTTGTTTGGCGCTGTGCACAGcactgattaaaacaaaaacaaaacacaattatcTAGACAATCTCGAGTATATAACAAAAATCTAATACAAGGAATcacaaacagactgtgtttTACACTGCCAACTGACCTTTAAACTTGAGAGCGAACTCATAGGGGTTGTAGAGGGTGAGCACCTGCTTGTGAGACGTCTGATCATCTGCGTAGAAGACGAGCTCAGTGGGGAACACGAACACGGGAAGGTTTCCTTCCACCAGCTCAGGCTGtcgatgctgctgctgcattggCTTCAGCTGAGctcttccccttccccttccgTGGTCTGCCTAggcccccccacccctctctccaCAAACTATCAAGCTCTGTAAACTCCCCTTAGGTGGAGATGGCACTTCCCGCTATCATCGCCTCAGGGCCATGACATGGTACTGTGAGGAGAAACGGGTGATGAATAATAAAGTATATTTACCCAGGAGGCATTAGTCTTCTGCTTATTTACATTCAGTGACACTTTCAATTTCTGTTCTGCTACATTTCAAGGGGAAATATggcatttttattgcatttatacAGCCTGCAACAGCTGCTGATTCTAGTTACTTTGCTGCTTAATATTTTGCATATGACAAATAGGATTAATGTATGTGATGTACTTTCACTTACAGCCCAACTGATTCTGGATTTTTGAGGCATTACCAACACTAATATTTGAGAgcttaaaaaatgtaaaaacagtgtATTAGCTGATGATGGTTACCTACGTAATGCAGACACTGTTTCTAAACCACCATAAATATACAGCATCTCTAGCATTTCAGTGCTGCAATTTCTTGTTACTTATTGACCAGCATATATGCCAACACTCTTAAATCTGTAATAAGCTACTACCAAATGGTATATTTCGGCCTAGCTATGGTTAAAACTATTCTGAAGTGCGCGACGCAGTTACACCTTGTACATTAAAATCATGCTTACACAAGATTAAATAACTGGATGCTTTGATCAGCCAAAGGCGATTAATGCGGGAAATATTAAAGAGCAGGACAACAAGAGATGGCCAAAGCGATTTAAACTTATTGAAGAACACTGCGGTTCAACGAGGCAAACACTATTAAGTGAACTCCATGTGGCTGGTCACGTGCTCCCGTGTGTTTACATGGTTACAGTCGAGCTCGAGGAAGCGAGGCTCGTGGTGTTGCAACACTTTTTGTTCTTCACGTTCACACAAAAGtaacaattaatttattatattAGCAGCGACAAAGCTCTATTCGAGTGTTTTTCCTATCTGAGGTAGATTGTGTCATGAATAGCTACGCTTTGTAACCAACTATATACGTATTTATGCGTAAGCATAAAGAGTAAGCTACCTTTAAACTGCAGAGTAATCAGTTGGTGTCTACGTAAACGGACACAAGAAAATGGGACTTTATACAAATGTGTTGGTTACACATTTAGCAGCATGGTGATTTAAACAAAGCATACTATGCCTATGCTTATTCTCCAACTAAACCCTAGAATTTGACGGCGTTCGCTCGCTCTGACACTGCAATAGCATCGTGATAGTGTAATGCTAACGCAATTCAAGAGCGTTAACGTTGGCTAGCGTTAGCCGACTACGAAAATCCTAGCGTCAGATGTTAGCTGATAGCCACTTAACACTGTCTACACGCAGTGTCATTATACAAAACACAATCCAGAGCTATTTTATTTCAAGGAAAACGTGAGGGTGAGACTTTACCTTGTTGTCAGGGCTCGGATTCGTGTAACGTTTGTGCTATCGCCAGGGTTTGTGCCTCTGATCCCAccctgttgttgtttctctcaagcttttttctttgtcaatAATATACTGCAGACCTcgcagtgcatgctgggatggcGGAGAGCGAAAGAGTACGTGCGAGACGTCAACAAAGCGGACGTAAAGATGTTCCAAGCAAGGAGTATGTGTAAAATAACTCCATAACGTTCCTTGTGTAAATAGGAGCGTACAAATTCAGTTTGATTTGCGTAATACTTTAAGATATTAACTGTATCAAACTGATTAATCCTGATAATCACAGAGTAAAGTAGCTCAAAATTGTGCTCACATATAGCTACTCTACAGTAGAAGTGCCTtgattttgaaatgtttcaccACGATATACTGACGAAAGTATATAATTGTTTACCTGGCTTTCGTCTtgtacagacagaaaaaagtaaaagctTTGACCATACATGCGGGTTGATGTTGGATTTATCAATCCAAAAAAGATCCATCCAACCTATTATTCAGAGGCAgcaagtgaaaacaaaacaaaccagtaCAGTATAAGCAGAATAACCTGTCGGAAAGAGATGAGGCCTTACGGGTATGCATGGTGTCATTGTTTGGCTACGACTTTCCACTGACCTTTAAATCTATATGGTATTTCCTTATCTCGTTTAATATGACGTCTGTGCTTGTAATACTTATGAGTCTGCGGTTAAGGTGATTTAATGACAAGGTGTTTCGTTCAGTGTTAAAAGGACACATCAAAAATACTCTTTATTGTAACCTCGATGATGCACTCAAGTGCTGTCGgatttgttattattatgacaGCACATGCAGAACAGGCAATACTACTATGCTTCTATTGCTTGACAGTGAAAGTGACTTTTCcgtttttatctgttttgggTGGGCTGTTTGAAGATTTATATTTATGCATGTAGTATCTCCACTAAGTCTTTGTTTCTAACCCAAATGTGCATCTTATTTTGATTCTGCCATTGCAGCACAAAATGCATGTGCTGAAAGTATGACACTTGATTCATAGACTCAAACATGTCtttacaaaatatttttggTCCCTACGTCAAGCCATGTACTGCACGTGTTCTTGTTATGTTGCGTTGAAGCGCCGGAAGACCGAGTATTTTGAGGCGCCTTGAACGCAGCAATAGagtgacaggagagagaaacagaaaacgaGAGGAAGTGTATGTATGTCTGTGAGGGGGAGATGCGAGTGAATTGCCAACAAATTTCAAGATATTTCACGTCTATAAATATGATCTATACCAGTACGAATATCATACGTCTGTTTTTAATCTATGCTATTTTATAACGATCCATAGAACTTAATATCCGGTCGTTTAGTATTCATACAACTGAAAGGGTAAGCGGATGTACGCTACGCGAGcgttatatatttatatattgaaAGGGCGTGGCCTGTGGAATTGGGCTGAGCCAATGGCGTCGCAGTGGAGGGAGCGGGGCGTTCCATTCGGTTAGGAGCAGAAGTTGAACAGCGCGAGCTGAGACAGAGCTCTAGAAAGGCAGCtagagagacagcagaggcaACGGCCCTCTTCTGGAGGGGGGGCTTATTATaacaaatatatacacacatgtgtgAACTGTTTGGCCGCACGATAGGTCATATGTGGATAACAGTTATTTTAGAAAAGCATACAGCCGCggctttacatttaaaatgcctATTTTACTTTTCCTGTTAGACACGTCCGCCTCTATGAATCAGCGCACTTATTTGGGTACGACGTATCTGGACGTTGCTAAAGGCGCGGTTGAGGTCTTTATGAAGGTAAAGAATGATTTTACCCCGACTTTTTTCAGCAAGTGTGCAGCTTTGGAAGGCTTAGGGTTCCTTGGGCAAGATTGGTCGAAATtaat is a genomic window containing:
- the mospd1 gene encoding motile sperm domain-containing protein 1 — translated: MQQQHRQPELVEGNLPVFVFPTELVFYADDQTSHKQVLTLYNPYEFALKFKVLCTAPNKYTVVDATGAVKPQCCVDIVIRHRDLRPCHYGVYDKFRLQVSEQSQRKALGRKEVTATLRPSASQEPPSPRPQDEERRIKEQFAEREFFEQTAFQTESRPVAGGPSLLTVLLGLVCMAALMLPTLGEQESTVPVYLHLSVNKKLVAAYVLGLLTMVILRT